One window of the Brevibacterium limosum genome contains the following:
- a CDS encoding molybdopterin-dependent oxidoreductase has protein sequence MRWRSPLRGPWLTSVFGAALLVALPVVTLTGLLSYLAYSPQLGQAIPGNVGWLRPPAVEWPTAPKWAYQLNQGTHVVLGMAVIPVVLAKLWSVTPKLFAWPPVRSAAHALERLSLLLLVGSILFELVTGVLNIQYDYIFGFSFYTAHYFGAWVFIAAFVAHVCLKLPTMVSSLRSRSFRGELSTPLSETRPEPADAEGLVAARPDPPTMSRRGALALVGGGSALVVLLTVGQSIGGAFRPLSVLLPRGRVLGDGPNDFQVNRTAAAARISPDDTGTAWRLRLSGGHDDVVFDRPQLLAMPQHTADLPIACVEGWSTTQTWTGVRLADLAGLAGVDEPASARVESLQESGAFRAASLQRNQVLAADSLLALRVNGADLSSDHGFPARIIVPAMPGVHNTKWVRSIEFRS, from the coding sequence ATGCGCTGGCGCAGCCCTCTGCGCGGACCGTGGCTGACATCGGTCTTCGGCGCCGCCCTCCTGGTCGCGCTTCCGGTGGTCACGCTGACCGGCCTGCTCTCCTACCTCGCCTATTCTCCGCAGCTGGGACAGGCCATCCCCGGGAACGTGGGCTGGCTTCGGCCACCGGCCGTGGAATGGCCGACTGCGCCCAAGTGGGCTTACCAACTCAACCAGGGAACCCATGTCGTACTCGGCATGGCGGTCATTCCGGTGGTGCTCGCCAAGCTGTGGTCTGTGACCCCAAAGCTGTTCGCGTGGCCGCCGGTGCGCTCCGCTGCCCATGCCCTCGAGCGGCTGTCCCTGCTGCTGCTGGTCGGCAGCATTCTGTTCGAACTCGTCACCGGCGTCTTGAACATCCAATACGACTACATCTTCGGATTCAGCTTCTACACCGCGCACTACTTCGGCGCATGGGTATTCATCGCGGCCTTCGTCGCGCACGTATGCCTCAAACTTCCGACGATGGTCTCGTCCCTGCGTTCCCGATCGTTTCGCGGCGAGCTGAGCACGCCTCTTTCCGAAACCCGCCCGGAACCCGCCGATGCCGAAGGACTGGTGGCGGCTCGCCCCGACCCGCCGACGATGAGTCGCCGCGGCGCCCTGGCGCTGGTCGGCGGAGGATCTGCGCTGGTGGTGCTGCTGACCGTCGGCCAGTCGATCGGCGGCGCATTCCGGCCGCTGTCCGTGCTGCTGCCGCGAGGGCGGGTCCTCGGCGACGGACCCAACGACTTCCAGGTCAATCGGACGGCCGCCGCCGCACGGATCAGCCCCGATGACACGGGTACAGCATGGCGACTGAGGCTCAGCGGCGGTCACGACGACGTCGTGTTCGACCGACCGCAGCTGCTGGCAATGCCCCAGCACACCGCCGACCTGCCGATCGCATGTGTCGAGGGATGGTCGACGACACAGACCTGGACCGGCGTCCGTCTGGCCGATCTGGCCGGCCTGGCCGGAGTAGACGAACCAGCCTCGGCGCGGGTCGAATCGCTGCAGGAGTCAGGTGCCTTCAGGGCCGCCTCGCTGCAGCGCAATCAGGTGCTCGCGGCCGACTCGCTGCTCGCTCTGCGCGTCAACGGCGCAGACCTGTCGAGCGATCATGGTTTTCCGGCCCGGATCATCGTCCCGGCCATGCCCGGTGTGCACAACACCAAATGGGTGCGTTCCATCGAGTTCAGGAGCTGA
- a CDS encoding SDR family NAD(P)-dependent oxidoreductase yields MDLNIRDRKALVTGASSGIGLETARQLLAEGAVVVMTGPEPDELKAAVDELAEFKERIYAHDADIADDESVDELAASVAAEVGDLDILVNVAGIHGAGGLFHEISQEGWDRTIDVDLMGPVRVTRAFLPGLRRGGWGRIVFVSSEDAVQPYDDELPYCAAKAGMLSLAKGLSRTYASEGLLVNTVSPAFIATPMTDEMMNERAQQKGTSFDEAIVSFLREERPFMELGRRGRPEEVAKVIAFLCSDAASFVNGSNYRVDAGSVATI; encoded by the coding sequence ATGGATCTCAACATCCGCGACCGCAAGGCCTTGGTGACAGGGGCGAGTTCGGGCATCGGACTGGAGACAGCCCGTCAGCTCCTCGCCGAAGGAGCCGTCGTCGTGATGACCGGGCCCGAGCCCGACGAACTCAAAGCCGCAGTCGACGAACTCGCCGAGTTCAAGGAGCGGATCTACGCCCACGACGCCGATATCGCCGATGACGAATCAGTCGACGAACTCGCCGCGTCCGTCGCCGCCGAGGTCGGCGACCTCGACATCCTCGTCAACGTCGCCGGCATTCACGGGGCCGGCGGGCTGTTCCATGAGATCAGCCAGGAGGGCTGGGACCGAACCATCGACGTCGACCTCATGGGACCGGTCCGCGTGACTCGGGCGTTCCTTCCGGGACTTCGCCGAGGCGGCTGGGGCCGTATCGTGTTCGTGTCCTCTGAAGACGCGGTGCAGCCCTACGACGACGAGCTGCCGTACTGTGCGGCCAAAGCCGGCATGCTCTCCTTGGCCAAGGGACTCTCGCGCACCTACGCCTCCGAAGGACTGCTGGTCAACACCGTCTCTCCGGCGTTCATCGCGACCCCGATGACCGACGAGATGATGAATGAGCGAGCCCAGCAGAAGGGAACGAGCTTCGATGAGGCCATCGTCTCCTTCCTGCGAGAAGAACGGCCGTTCATGGAACTCGGACGTCGCGGCCGACCGGAGGAGGTGGCCAAGGTCATTGCATTCCTATGCTCGGACGCCGCGAGCTTCGTCAACGGCTCGAACTATCGCGTGGACGCCGGATCCGTCGCCACGATCTAG
- a CDS encoding S-methyl-5'-thioadenosine phosphorylase, with amino-acid sequence MTESPDVAIIGGSGFYTFLDDPEEIEVETPFGTPSAPVAIGSLAHAGTNRTVAFLPRHGQGHEYPAHRVNYRANMWALRSLGVRQVLAPCAVGGLNPDLGPGSLVVPDQLVDRTYGRKQTYFDEGACHVSFADPYCPRLRTALLDGLADDHEGPVDGGTMVVIEGPRFSTRAESQWYAAQGWDVVNMTGQPEAILARELELCYATAALVTDLDAGIDSSHAVAQSEVFRVFAEHTDRLKSSLRTVISSLAARRPCSCSEALDGMALPVELP; translated from the coding sequence ATGACTGAATCACCCGACGTCGCCATCATCGGCGGCTCCGGCTTCTACACCTTCCTCGATGATCCTGAGGAGATCGAGGTCGAGACGCCGTTCGGCACCCCATCGGCCCCCGTCGCGATCGGCAGCCTCGCCCACGCGGGAACGAACCGGACCGTGGCGTTTCTGCCCCGACACGGCCAGGGCCACGAATACCCGGCCCACCGCGTGAACTACCGCGCCAATATGTGGGCACTGCGCAGCCTGGGAGTGCGGCAGGTGCTGGCACCGTGCGCAGTCGGCGGGCTCAACCCCGATCTCGGGCCCGGCTCTCTGGTGGTTCCCGACCAGCTGGTCGACCGGACATACGGTCGGAAGCAGACGTACTTCGACGAAGGCGCCTGCCACGTCTCCTTCGCCGACCCGTACTGTCCACGGCTGCGCACGGCTCTGCTGGACGGACTCGCCGATGACCACGAAGGACCGGTCGACGGTGGAACCATGGTGGTCATCGAGGGTCCGAGATTCTCCACCCGCGCTGAGTCCCAGTGGTACGCGGCACAGGGCTGGGACGTCGTGAACATGACCGGCCAGCCCGAGGCGATCCTGGCTCGCGAACTCGAGCTGTGCTATGCCACCGCAGCGTTGGTGACCGATCTCGACGCGGGCATCGACTCGTCGCACGCGGTCGCTCAGTCAGAGGTCTTCCGTGTCTTCGCCGAGCACACCGACCGCTTGAAATCGAGCCTGCGAACCGTGATCTCCTCCCTGGCGGCGAGGCGTCCGTGCAGCTGCTCCGAGGCGCTGGACGGCATGGCACTTCCGGTGGAGCTGCCATGA
- a CDS encoding glycosyltransferase family 2 protein, whose protein sequence is MSDPCAREPLACTVVIPCRDEAPALPGVFRTIPDGMDVLVVDNGSVDDTADVARDLGAEVVHEEIAGYGAAVHTGILAATTPLVAVIDGDGSMDAGDLVELVSVVDGGTATMAVGRRRPENRGSWPWHARAGTAVLAWWIRHSSGFAVHDLAPMRVCRRDDLLALDLRDRRFGYPLELMIRASRAGWTVHEKDIVYRRRAQGTKSKVSGTVLGTWRTIVDFAGVLR, encoded by the coding sequence ATGTCCGATCCCTGCGCACGTGAGCCGCTTGCCTGCACTGTTGTGATTCCGTGCCGCGACGAGGCACCAGCATTGCCGGGAGTGTTCAGAACGATCCCCGACGGCATGGATGTGCTCGTCGTGGACAACGGTTCGGTCGACGACACGGCAGACGTCGCCCGCGACCTGGGTGCCGAGGTGGTCCATGAAGAGATCGCCGGCTACGGCGCGGCGGTGCACACCGGAATCCTCGCAGCCACGACTCCCTTGGTGGCAGTGATCGACGGCGACGGCTCGATGGACGCCGGCGACCTGGTCGAGCTGGTGTCCGTGGTGGACGGAGGAACGGCCACGATGGCGGTCGGACGCCGCCGACCGGAGAACAGAGGCAGCTGGCCATGGCATGCACGGGCCGGAACCGCCGTGCTCGCCTGGTGGATACGACACAGCAGCGGTTTCGCAGTGCATGATCTGGCTCCGATGCGGGTCTGCCGTCGGGACGATCTGCTTGCCTTGGACCTCAGAGATCGGAGGTTCGGCTATCCGCTGGAGCTGATGATCAGGGCCTCTCGGGCCGGTTGGACCGTGCATGAGAAGGACATCGTCTACCGTCGGCGCGCACAAGGCACGAAGTCCAAGGTCTCCGGGACGGTGCTGGGGACGTGGCGGACCATCGTCGATTTCGCCGGGGTGCTGAGGTGA
- a CDS encoding NAD-dependent epimerase/dehydratase family protein, with product MKVLLTGAAGFIGRHINEAATAAGHQVTGVDLMLPQAHGETAEVPSGVRHGDIRDPRLLDELLADVDVVCHQAATVGNGVDAQDLPGYAAHNDLGTATLLAAMARTRTTRLVLASSMVVYGEGRYTCPEDGDVPPAPRQDSRLRLGRFDPLCPQCGGRVEPHLIGEEAPFAPRTAYAASKIAQENYAAAWCTLESGRAIALRYHNAYGPGMPADTPYSGVAAIFRSALEHGEPPQVFEDGNQLRDFVHVADLARANVAAIEAVGDHPLGLSAYNICSGQTYTIGDMARRLATVMNGPEPVVNGRYRSFDVRHVAASPRAALEGLGFQARIGPDEGIAELATAPLRHR from the coding sequence ATGAAGGTGCTTCTGACAGGCGCCGCCGGATTCATCGGACGACACATCAACGAGGCGGCGACCGCCGCCGGACACCAGGTCACCGGCGTCGATCTGATGCTTCCTCAAGCCCACGGAGAGACCGCCGAGGTCCCCTCCGGGGTGAGGCACGGCGACATCCGCGACCCGCGCCTCCTTGACGAGCTGCTCGCCGATGTCGACGTCGTCTGCCATCAGGCGGCCACGGTCGGCAACGGCGTCGATGCCCAGGACCTGCCCGGCTACGCCGCCCACAACGACCTCGGCACCGCCACCCTGCTGGCGGCGATGGCCCGGACCCGTACGACTCGGCTGGTGCTGGCGTCGTCCATGGTCGTCTACGGTGAAGGACGGTATACATGCCCCGAGGACGGCGATGTGCCACCGGCACCACGACAGGACAGCCGACTGCGGCTGGGCCGCTTCGACCCGCTGTGCCCGCAGTGCGGAGGAAGGGTCGAACCGCACCTGATCGGCGAAGAGGCACCCTTTGCCCCGCGCACGGCCTATGCCGCGTCGAAGATCGCCCAGGAGAACTATGCCGCCGCCTGGTGCACCTTGGAATCGGGCCGCGCAATCGCTCTGCGCTACCACAACGCCTACGGGCCCGGCATGCCGGCGGACACTCCCTATTCCGGGGTTGCGGCCATCTTCCGCTCGGCGCTCGAGCACGGAGAGCCGCCTCAGGTCTTCGAGGACGGCAACCAGCTGCGGGACTTCGTTCACGTCGCCGACCTCGCCCGCGCGAACGTCGCCGCGATCGAAGCGGTCGGGGACCATCCCCTCGGCCTGAGCGCCTACAACATCTGCTCGGGCCAGACCTACACGATCGGCGACATGGCCCGAAGACTGGCCACGGTGATGAACGGCCCTGAGCCGGTGGTCAACGGCCGATACCGGTCCTTCGACGTCAGGCACGTCGCCGCCTCCCCGCGGGCGGCTCTCGAGGGCTTGGGCTTTCAGGCCCGCATCGGTCCCGACGAAGGCATCGCCGAACTCGCAACAGCACCGCTGCGCCACCGCTGA
- a CDS encoding NAD(P)/FAD-dependent oxidoreductase, translating into MAEFRYVIIGGGMAADSAAQGIREIDEEGSIAIISDDVDEPYTRPALSKRLWTDESFDESDNYFDTAEATGARISLRTEATEVDVEAKSVRTSLGDFTYDKLLFVTGGHPKGIDLDEGERVIYFREFADYRRLRDLSGQNLSIAVIGGGFIGTELAAALVQNKTRTTLIFDDDTLGGSIFPPDLAKQFHELYRSHGVTLVPGTKASGGHVDGDRVVLDCDGESHEFDAVVVGLGIEPATELAEEAGLDTDDGIIVDESLRTSEPDVFAAGDVARYPDRILGRQRVEHVDNATQMGKAVGRIMAGANESYTHTPYFYTNVFDFGYQAVGELDPALRTVEDWQAPYTDGVVYYLGEDGRVRGVLMVNMEGRLDDAREVLAEDWEHVPGDLVNRIS; encoded by the coding sequence ATGGCTGAGTTCCGATATGTGATCATCGGCGGCGGCATGGCCGCTGATTCCGCGGCCCAGGGGATCAGGGAGATCGACGAGGAGGGTTCGATCGCCATCATCAGCGATGACGTCGACGAGCCCTATACGCGTCCCGCGCTGAGCAAGCGGCTGTGGACCGACGAGAGCTTCGACGAGAGCGACAACTACTTCGACACCGCCGAGGCGACCGGAGCCCGGATCAGCCTCCGCACGGAGGCGACCGAGGTCGACGTCGAAGCGAAATCCGTGAGGACGAGCCTCGGCGACTTCACCTATGACAAGCTGCTCTTCGTCACCGGCGGGCACCCGAAGGGCATCGATCTGGACGAAGGTGAGCGGGTCATCTACTTCCGCGAATTCGCAGACTACCGCCGTCTGCGGGATCTGTCGGGCCAGAACCTGAGCATCGCAGTCATCGGCGGCGGTTTCATCGGCACCGAACTCGCCGCCGCCCTGGTCCAGAACAAGACCCGAACGACTCTGATCTTCGACGATGACACCCTCGGCGGCTCCATCTTCCCGCCGGACCTCGCCAAGCAGTTCCACGAACTCTATCGCAGCCACGGGGTGACTCTCGTGCCGGGCACGAAGGCCTCGGGTGGGCACGTCGACGGCGATCGGGTGGTGCTCGACTGCGACGGCGAGTCCCATGAGTTCGACGCAGTGGTCGTCGGCCTCGGCATCGAACCGGCGACCGAACTCGCAGAGGAGGCGGGCCTGGACACGGATGACGGGATCATTGTCGACGAATCGCTGCGGACCTCAGAGCCGGACGTCTTCGCAGCCGGAGACGTTGCTCGCTATCCGGACAGGATCCTCGGACGACAACGAGTAGAACACGTCGACAACGCCACCCAGATGGGCAAGGCCGTCGGGCGGATCATGGCCGGCGCGAACGAGTCCTACACCCATACGCCGTACTTCTACACGAATGTCTTCGACTTCGGGTATCAGGCGGTCGGGGAGCTCGATCCCGCTCTGCGCACCGTCGAAGACTGGCAGGCGCCCTACACGGACGGCGTGGTGTACTACCTCGGCGAGGATGGACGCGTCCGCGGCGTTCTCATGGTGAATATGGAGGGCCGACTCGATGACGCTCGGGAGGTCCTGGCCGAAGACTGGGAACACGTACCGGGCGATCTCGTGAACAGGATCTCGTGA
- a CDS encoding NAD-dependent succinate-semialdehyde dehydrogenase, with protein sequence MTAKFNTTNPATGEVLKEFPTASDEEISAVIDASDAAFQTWRTTDVRDRTAPLARAADLMDERRWDLAELLTLEMGKLRAEAEAEVELAARILRYYAEEGPLLLSDERLEPASGGSAVMKCEPIGPILGVMPWNFPYYQVARLAAPNLVAGNTIILKHASNCPQSALAFEQVMNDAQLPSDCYRNVFADNDQIQTIIADERVRGASLTGSEGAGAAVASGAGNNLKKSILELGGSDPFVVLDSADLDATVTAAVKGRMTNSGQSCIASKRLIVVEDLYDEFVDLLTAKMSQFVAGDPADSVTTMAPLSSEQAARDLMEQVEDAVDHGAKVHTGGHRVDRPGAFVEPTVLTGVTEQMRAYSEELFGPVAVVYSVADEDEAVALANDSSFGLGGTVVSDDIEKAQRVADRIDTGMVWINQATWTEPDLPFGGTKRSGVGRELGAEGIREFVNKKLIRTP encoded by the coding sequence GTGACCGCGAAATTCAACACCACGAACCCGGCGACCGGAGAGGTCCTCAAGGAATTTCCCACCGCCAGCGACGAGGAGATCTCCGCCGTCATCGACGCCTCCGACGCGGCCTTCCAGACATGGCGGACGACCGATGTCCGCGACCGCACCGCCCCGCTCGCTCGAGCGGCAGACCTCATGGACGAGCGCAGGTGGGACCTCGCTGAGCTCCTCACACTCGAAATGGGCAAACTGCGCGCTGAGGCCGAAGCAGAGGTCGAACTTGCAGCGAGGATCCTGCGCTACTACGCCGAAGAAGGGCCCCTGCTGCTCTCCGACGAACGGCTCGAACCCGCCAGCGGAGGCAGCGCCGTGATGAAGTGCGAACCCATCGGCCCGATCCTCGGCGTGATGCCGTGGAACTTCCCCTACTATCAGGTCGCCCGACTCGCCGCACCGAACCTCGTGGCGGGCAACACGATCATCCTCAAACACGCATCGAACTGTCCGCAGTCGGCTCTGGCCTTCGAACAGGTCATGAACGATGCGCAGCTGCCGTCCGACTGCTATCGCAACGTCTTCGCCGACAACGACCAGATCCAGACGATCATCGCCGACGAACGGGTGCGAGGCGCATCGCTCACCGGCTCCGAAGGTGCCGGAGCGGCCGTGGCGAGCGGGGCGGGGAACAATCTCAAGAAGTCGATCCTCGAACTTGGCGGAAGCGACCCGTTCGTCGTCCTCGACTCCGCGGATCTGGACGCGACCGTCACCGCCGCCGTGAAAGGGCGGATGACGAACTCCGGCCAGAGCTGCATCGCCTCCAAGCGCCTCATCGTGGTCGAAGATCTCTACGACGAGTTCGTGGATCTGCTGACGGCGAAGATGTCGCAGTTCGTCGCCGGCGACCCTGCAGACTCCGTCACCACGATGGCGCCTCTGTCCTCCGAACAGGCCGCCCGAGACCTAATGGAGCAGGTCGAGGACGCGGTCGACCACGGTGCGAAGGTCCACACGGGCGGGCACCGAGTCGACCGACCGGGTGCCTTCGTCGAACCCACGGTGCTGACCGGGGTGACCGAACAGATGCGCGCCTACTCGGAGGAGCTGTTCGGTCCCGTCGCGGTCGTCTACTCGGTCGCAGACGAGGACGAAGCCGTGGCACTCGCCAATGACTCGTCCTTCGGCCTCGGCGGCACGGTCGTCAGCGATGACATCGAGAAGGCCCAACGCGTCGCCGACCGCATCGACACCGGAATGGTGTGGATCAACCAGGCCACCTGGACGGAACCCGACCTGCCCTTCGGGGGCACGAAGCGCTCGGGCGTCGGTCGGGAGCTCGGTGCCGAGGGCATCCGCGAATTCGTCAACAAGAAACTCATCCGCACCCCCTGA
- a CDS encoding general stress protein gives MGSNDDLNSQKPDVTSQKPTVKNFHDDIGVLNHLQKLASEGVPKTALHVFAHDAEGADEVVGTGAGGTLKGVGELVDERYNERGDELRKRFQRYGFDSDEIEKFESDLDNGAILLVIDDLDLGADYKGKGRTP, from the coding sequence ATGGGAAGCAACGACGATCTCAACTCACAGAAGCCGGACGTGACGAGTCAGAAGCCGACCGTGAAGAACTTTCACGACGACATCGGTGTGCTCAACCACTTGCAGAAACTCGCGTCGGAGGGCGTGCCGAAGACGGCCCTGCACGTCTTCGCCCATGACGCGGAAGGCGCCGACGAAGTGGTCGGCACCGGGGCCGGCGGAACTCTGAAAGGCGTCGGAGAACTCGTGGACGAACGGTACAACGAAAGAGGCGACGAACTCAGAAAGCGCTTTCAGCGGTACGGCTTCGACTCCGATGAAATAGAGAAGTTCGAAAGTGATCTCGACAACGGAGCGATTCTGCTTGTGATCGACGACCTCGATCTCGGTGCAGATTATAAAGGCAAAGGCCGGACACCGTAA
- a CDS encoding TIGR04282 family arsenosugar biosynthesis glycosyltransferase: MRAAPTMLVVAKAPVPGQAKTRLAATVGDDTAARIAAASLLDTLEVVDGLGWPVVIAMTGDLGQAAMGDELASACDRHRVIAQRGDSFASRLIAAHHDADAGHGVIQIGMDTPQLTTSALETAATALEGHDAALGLAEDGGWWVLAVQRPGWSSCLSTVPMSRPDTGERTEEALLREGARVASVPVLADVDRWEDARAVASLIPHSRFAAEVALAADREQIGSQT, from the coding sequence GTGAGGGCGGCGCCGACGATGCTGGTGGTCGCCAAGGCACCCGTCCCCGGTCAGGCCAAGACCCGGTTGGCGGCAACCGTCGGCGATGACACGGCCGCGCGGATCGCCGCCGCTTCACTGCTGGACACGCTCGAGGTCGTGGACGGTCTGGGATGGCCCGTGGTCATCGCGATGACCGGTGACCTCGGTCAGGCCGCGATGGGAGACGAACTCGCCTCGGCGTGCGACAGGCACAGGGTCATCGCGCAACGCGGAGACTCCTTCGCCTCCCGGCTGATTGCCGCTCACCACGATGCCGACGCCGGTCACGGTGTCATCCAGATCGGCATGGACACGCCGCAGCTCACGACGTCCGCCCTCGAGACGGCGGCAACTGCTCTGGAAGGCCACGACGCCGCACTCGGTCTGGCCGAGGACGGAGGCTGGTGGGTGTTGGCGGTGCAGAGACCCGGTTGGTCGTCCTGCCTGAGCACGGTGCCGATGTCGAGACCCGATACCGGTGAACGCACCGAGGAGGCGCTCCTCCGCGAGGGCGCTCGAGTCGCCTCCGTTCCTGTCCTGGCCGATGTCGATCGCTGGGAGGACGCACGCGCGGTCGCCTCCCTCATTCCACACAGCCGTTTCGCCGCCGAGGTCGCGCTGGCAGCCGACCGTGAACAGATCGGATCCCAGACATGA
- a CDS encoding methyltransferase domain-containing protein encodes MTDTIDFAPLDALNEAMSGHDCDVVRSDGTTIRLDVQQWISAPDAADHALFLDRCTGPTLDVGCGAGRLAGALAARGSTALGIDVSPVAVRLAQERGAIAVHGNVFDDVLEEGSWQDALLADGNVGIGGDPVRLLQRVRQLMHPEGSVLVEVDAPGTGLAHERIQLRVRGQLTGAFTWSRVGADAIADVAAAAGLHGCRLHSHGGRYAAQLTRDGRA; translated from the coding sequence ATGACCGACACCATCGACTTCGCACCGCTCGACGCCTTGAATGAGGCGATGTCGGGGCACGACTGTGACGTGGTCAGGTCGGACGGCACGACGATCCGCTTGGATGTCCAACAGTGGATCAGCGCCCCCGATGCGGCCGACCATGCGCTGTTCCTGGACCGCTGCACCGGCCCGACCCTCGATGTCGGCTGCGGTGCAGGACGCCTCGCAGGCGCCCTGGCTGCTCGGGGGAGCACGGCTCTGGGGATCGATGTCTCACCCGTTGCGGTGAGACTGGCCCAGGAACGCGGTGCGATCGCCGTTCACGGGAACGTCTTCGATGACGTGCTCGAGGAAGGCAGCTGGCAGGACGCTCTGCTGGCGGATGGAAACGTGGGCATCGGCGGCGATCCGGTTCGGCTGCTGCAGCGGGTTCGCCAGCTGATGCACCCGGAGGGGTCCGTCCTGGTCGAGGTCGACGCGCCCGGGACGGGACTGGCCCACGAGAGAATCCAACTCCGGGTGCGAGGACAGCTCACCGGTGCCTTCACCTGGTCGCGGGTCGGTGCCGACGCCATCGCCGACGTAGCCGCCGCCGCGGGTCTTCACGGCTGCCGGCTGCACAGCCATGGAGGCCGCTACGCAGCCCAGTTGACCCGTGACGGGCGGGCCTGA